A single region of the Onychomys torridus chromosome 11, mOncTor1.1, whole genome shotgun sequence genome encodes:
- the Rgs1 gene encoding regulator of G-protein signaling 1 — MRAAAISMPRLDKIPGMFFSASPKDLKEPSHSLLDDKTQKKKPKTFGMDVKAYLRSMIPQLESGMKLSKSKDTLSAEEVMQWSQSLEKLLANQTGQSVFGNFLKSEFSEENIEFWLACEDYKKTESELLSSKAENIYKAFVHSDAAKQINIDFRTRESTAKKIKAPTPTSFDEAQKVIYTLMEKDSYPRFLKSNIYLNLLNDLQANSLK; from the exons ATGAGAGCTGCAGCCATCTCCATGCCAAGGCTGGACAAAATTCCAGGAATGTTCTTCTCTGCTAGCCCAAAGGATTTGAAAGAACCTAGCCATTCACTTCTAGATGACAAAACgcagaaaaagaagccaaagacTTT TGGGATGGACGTGAAAGCATACCTGAGATCTATGATCCCTCAGCTGGAATCTGGGATGAAACTGTCCAAGTCCAAAGACAC ACTTTCTGCTGAGGAAGTAATGCAGTGGTCTCAATCTCTGGAAAAACTTCTTGCCAATCAGA CTGGTCAAAGTGTCTTTGGAAATTTTCTAAAGTCTGAATTCAGTGAAGAGAATATTGAGTTCTGGTTGGCTTGTGAAGActataagaaaacagaatctGAGCTTTTGAGTAGCAAAGCAGAGAACATATACAAAGCATTTGTGCATTCAGATGCTGCAAAACAA atCAATATTGACTTCCGTACTCGAGAATCTACAGCCAAGAAGATCAAAGCACCAACCCCCACATCTTTTGATGAAGCACAAAAAGTCATATACACACTTATGGAAAAGGACTCTTATCCCAGATTCCTGAAATCAAATATTTACTTGAATCTTCTAAATGACCTTCAGGCTAATAGCTTAAAGTGA